Proteins from one Acidobacteriota bacterium genomic window:
- a CDS encoding M61 family peptidase produces MGPKRCASLLSSLFLLAALPVVAAARAGEPISLTVDAREAPRELLHAREEIPVAPGLLRLFYPKWIPGEHAPSGPVTNLAGIVIEADGRRLEWRRDPHDPYTFEVTVPPGADRLEVSLDYLAVDGGQYSAGASTTPALAVISWNQVLVYPEGIAADDLVIEPGLIVPAGWKTASALRAVRRDGDRVEFEPVSLTTLIDSPVLAAKYLRSERLADDPVPYILNVAADDPAALRFPDDVVTKHARLVREALALFGAPHHRHYDFLVTLSDHVQSFGLEHHASSDDRLPERTWLEPDRLVRRAGLLPHELVHSWNGKYRRPAGMVVPDYQQPIDTGLLWVYEGLTSYLGAVLTARSGLRTPEQFREDLAATAARMAERPGRSWRPLADTARAAQTLYGSPAAWSSWRRSVDFYPEGVLLWLEVDALIREQSGGDRSLDDFCRAFFGPPAGPAEVRGYTFDDLVAALSQIQPYDWRTFFAERVERVREDPPLDGIERAGWRLVYNDEPNEFAEGRPRKKGERGVNLTSSLGLTVDADGAVQDVIAGSPADAAGLAPGMRVYAVAGRRYTRERLLDALKAAAKSSGDAAALEFVVEQEEFVRTIDVAVPHGPRYPHLERIEGREDLLSRIVEPRTSE; encoded by the coding sequence ATGGGACCGAAACGTTGCGCTTCGCTGCTGTCCTCGCTCTTCCTTCTCGCTGCCCTGCCGGTCGTCGCCGCCGCGCGCGCCGGCGAGCCGATCTCGCTCACGGTCGACGCACGTGAGGCGCCGCGCGAGCTGCTCCACGCGCGGGAAGAGATCCCCGTCGCGCCGGGACTACTGAGGCTGTTCTACCCGAAGTGGATTCCGGGCGAGCACGCCCCGAGCGGTCCGGTGACGAATCTCGCCGGGATCGTGATCGAGGCGGACGGCCGCCGTCTCGAGTGGCGGCGCGATCCGCACGATCCCTACACCTTCGAGGTCACGGTGCCGCCGGGCGCCGATCGGCTCGAGGTCTCGCTCGATTACCTGGCGGTCGACGGCGGGCAGTACTCGGCCGGGGCCTCGACGACGCCGGCGCTGGCGGTGATCTCCTGGAACCAGGTGCTCGTGTACCCGGAGGGGATCGCGGCCGACGACCTGGTGATCGAGCCGGGCCTCATCGTCCCGGCCGGGTGGAAAACGGCCAGCGCCCTCCGCGCGGTCCGCAGGGACGGCGACCGAGTCGAGTTCGAGCCGGTGTCGCTGACGACCCTGATCGACTCGCCCGTACTCGCGGCCAAGTACCTGCGCAGCGAGCGGCTGGCCGACGATCCCGTTCCCTACATCCTGAACGTCGCCGCCGACGATCCGGCGGCCCTCCGCTTTCCGGACGACGTCGTGACGAAGCACGCGCGCCTCGTCCGCGAGGCGCTCGCGCTGTTCGGCGCGCCGCATCACCGGCATTACGACTTCCTCGTCACGCTCTCCGATCACGTGCAAAGCTTCGGGCTCGAGCACCACGCCTCCTCGGACGACCGGCTTCCGGAGCGAACCTGGCTCGAGCCGGATCGGCTCGTCCGCCGCGCCGGGCTGCTCCCGCACGAGCTGGTCCACTCCTGGAACGGCAAGTACCGCCGCCCCGCCGGCATGGTCGTGCCGGACTACCAGCAGCCGATCGACACCGGCCTCCTCTGGGTCTACGAGGGCTTGACGAGCTACCTCGGCGCGGTGCTGACGGCCCGCTCGGGGCTGCGGACGCCGGAGCAGTTCCGCGAGGACCTCGCCGCCACCGCGGCGCGGATGGCCGAGCGGCCGGGACGGAGCTGGCGGCCGCTCGCCGACACGGCGCGGGCGGCTCAGACGCTCTACGGTTCTCCGGCGGCGTGGAGTTCGTGGCGGCGGAGCGTCGATTTCTATCCCGAGGGCGTGCTGCTCTGGCTCGAAGTCGACGCACTGATCCGCGAGCAAAGCGGCGGGGACCGCTCGCTCGACGACTTCTGCCGCGCGTTCTTCGGACCGCCTGCCGGTCCCGCCGAGGTCCGCGGCTACACGTTCGACGACCTGGTCGCCGCCCTCTCGCAGATCCAACCGTACGATTGGCGCACCTTCTTCGCCGAGCGCGTCGAGCGGGTGCGCGAGGATCCGCCGCTCGACGGAATCGAGCGCGCCGGCTGGCGCCTCGTCTACAACGACGAACCGAACGAGTTCGCCGAAGGGCGCCCGCGGAAGAAGGGCGAACGCGGAGTGAACCTGACCTCCAGCCTCGGCCTCACGGTGGACGCAGACGGCGCCGTCCAGGATGTGATCGCCGGCAGCCCGGCCGACGCCGCCGGCCTCGCGCCCGGCATGCGGGTCTACGCGGTCGCCGGCCGGCGCTACACGCGCGAGCGCCTGCTCGACGCGCTGAAGGCCGCGGCGAAGTCGTCGGGAGACGCCGCCGCGCTCGAGTTCGTCGTCGAGCAGGAGGAGTTCGTCCGGACGATCGACGTCGCGGTCCCGCACGGTCCGCGCTATCCGCACCTCGAGCGGATCGAGGGGCGGGAAGACCTGCTGTCGCGGATCGTCGAGCCGCGCACGTCCGAGTGA